The Eschrichtius robustus isolate mEscRob2 chromosome 16, mEscRob2.pri, whole genome shotgun sequence DNA segment acccagagagctgaagtcacttgcccaaaggcTCATGGCTGATAGACACTGGGGCCAGCAAGTGAACACGATGTACCCAGCACCAGAGCCCATTCTCTGAGCCACTAAGCCGGTGGTGCACCAACCACAAAGCCCCCAGTCCCTGCTGACAGCTCCTGGGTTTTAGCATCTGAACAACGAATATGGAATCAGATAATTTCCACTGTACCAGGGCTGAGTTTACAGGAAGACTCAGACCTCCTCTAAGACCCCTTCTCACGGGACAAAAGGTGTACTCAAAATCTGCCAGTAAATCAAATTCTCCACGCTGGGGGACTGACCACTTAAAGGaaaccttttccttttcatttgaatCATTTTCTGCAGGATGAATTGCGTGAAAGGAGTGGTCTCTTGGTCCAGAGACCAAGGGTCTCTCCCCAACAAAAGGTGGGGCTGAGGAGAGACAAGCCCTCAGATGCTCCAGGTTCTAGCTAACAATGCTTGATAACACCCCTAAAACACCTTGGCAGGTGGGAACTCCAGCTGATCTTGCAAATTAAACTAGTCACACCCCCTCCTGAGCATTTTCCAGGGTTCTGATTGACACCGACCAGGGCAATGTCCAACACTTGAACTTTAGCCAGATTGTAAGTGGAGCAGGAAACATGCGCTCAGAGAGGGCACAGACGCCAGTCCCGGGGTTGAGAAAGATGGAGGCACTGAGCAGGAATTTGGAGGAAGTTGGGGAGCTGGGCTGGAGGCCTTGGCATAAAGATGCAGTCACGGAGCTCGTACTGTTCCACTCCGTGCGACAGCATCAGACCCACACACCCCTGGCATCCTTTGTAGTCTCTGGGGGCCACGTTAACCACTCCGTACTTCTCTGCTCCTCTCAAGGCCCAGCTGAGATACCACCTCATCACAAAACCTTTGCCGGCCACATCGGTGACAGTGGTCTTCCTCTCTCTGAACTCTGGTGGTTAGAAAGCATCTACCCTAGATTTGATGGGGCAGCCCCACCTCAAATACTCCTCCCACTGCCCCCTAAAAGACAACATGTTCTTCAGAGCCTGTGCCCCAAGCATGGgtcagaaagaaaacagacaaacggTGTTGTTCCATCTCTAGTCCTTAAGGCGTCACCTCGGAGACCTTATCACACACTGTCTTTTATCTTTGAGAACCAAGTCCTGTCTGCACTAGACTGTGGGTTCCTTTTGGAGTTTGCAATCTGTGGTTGActctctgggggaggggagcagagatTGAGAGGGGCCACGGAGTGGGGGGCCGAGGGCACCCGGAGAGGAGCAGCTCACCAAGACCTGAGATCCGCAGCAGGTGCTGAGCCCCCTGGCGCACGGAGGGCGAGAGGGTGAGGTCCACGAAGGCCTTCACTTGGGCCCGGTCCACCAGGCTCAGCCACGCCCCGTACTGCGGCTGCACGGGGTCCGAGGGCAGGGAGTCTGCGGAGGAGGCAGGCAGCCCATGTGGGCCAGATTCACGTACTTTCTCCTAGAGTCCAAGTCCACGTGGGCAGAAAAGAAAGGTCTGGGCAGGGGTATGGCTGGTAGGGAGGGTCATCTGGGAAGAAGCACGAGGCCTCTGGGGCACAAAGAACACAAAGAGCTTCTGGgaatgggagggagagagaggtcggGGCGGAGGGGTGAGTGGAGGCACTGACCGAGGTCTCCCAGGGTGACATGGCCCAGCACATAGAGGCCCCCTTTCTTGAGCTGGTTGGCCAACCGCAGCAGAGGCAGCGCGCCCCGGGGGTTccccaccagcagcagcagctgcgGCCGCCAGAACTTCACGTGGTCCTTCCGGACGTCCAGCCGGAGCAGGTACTTCCGCACCTGGGGACCAGGTGAGGTGACAGGAGGAAGGGCTCCGGGACGCAGCCCCCATTCACCACCTGGGCCGGAACCAGCGCAGGCAGCCTGGGGAAGAGGAGGCCTCCTCCGGGCATGGGCGTTCCcgtcccatcccctcccctccccctcccctccccccaagctCCCCCGACCTGATGGAAAAGCAGGGCCTGGCTGACGTAACCCCAGCTGCTGGGGCCTCCTCGAGCCGTGAGCAGGGCAGAAAGCAGGCCCATGAGAAGCAGGGAGCCGCCAGCGGCCCCGGGGCTGATGAGGAACATCATGAGCAGGCAGGAGGCCACCCCCAGCAAGCAGGTGTGCCAGGAGAAGAGGCtgaaggtggggctgggggccgaCAGAGAAGGAAGGACGCTCAGGGCTGCCCCGACAGCGAGCCACTCCACTCCATCCGCAGCCTCTCCCCGCTTGGTCCCAGGCcttcccattcctccctccctttctctgagGACACAGGCATCTCCTTCGCTCACCGGAAGTTGGGGGCCGAGGCCCACTCGAGGCTCAGGCAGGACAGGTCCACGGCAGCATAGGCCACCAAGTAGAAGACAGTGACCACAGCGGCCAGCGTGTTCAGCTTCCCAGCCAGGAGCACCAGCTGGACAAGGACCAAGAGGCTGGGCGTTCATCCACGCGCCCCGCTCCCCGTCCAACGCCAACACATCCTGCCTTTTCAGGCACGTCTCCCAGTGCGCGTCTGACCCTTCCTGGTCCCGCAAGTGTAACCAGGGGGGGCTTACGGTGAGGGTGAGGGCAGCTTGAAGAGGAAAGCTTACCTGCACTAGGCCCCAAGAATAGAGCACGGCTCCCCAGGGGTTCCCCCCTTGGGATACAACCTTAGCCGGCGCCAGGATCACTCCTGTGCAAACGGAAATGCAGCAGACATATCAGCCTGGGCCAAGGGGGGGACCGAGACAGACACGGGAGGGTGCGCTCAGAGCCGGGCATGAGGCAGGGGACAGCACACCAAAGAGGTTGTCCTGGGCCAGGGCGTGGAGGATGCGGGAGGCGCCGATGAGGGAGCTCATGGAGGCTGAGAGCGATGTGGCGTAGATACCGGTCAGCACCAGCGGGGACCACAGGCTGATGGCTTGGAAGAACCCGTAGTCCTCCTGCAGCAGGATCCtacaggaaggaaaggaggaggatgCAGATAATAAATGTGCATCCATCCCAGGGGCCTGGTGAGAACAGCTCTCCCAACACTGGCTGAGGTTAAGCGCTGGGTATTCTGAACTGACCCCAGCCCTGATCTCAAGGACCGTATTAATAGATCAAGTGAGCCCAGGGGTTAGACTTGGCATTCACTGGTTGTCGTTGGGCTGCTTTGGATTTAATCACAGGGTGGACATTCCCAACAGTATGTGCACAAGAAgccaaatatttatggaaatacAAATTGACTAGAAAGctgttccccaccccacccccaaaccaaGTACTTACAATAGTACCAGGCACAAAGCAAATGCTGGCTTCGGGTTGGCTGTTACCATGTAGCCAGCCCTCCGCATCCGGGGCAGCAGCTCTAACTCTCTCCCAGTGGGAGGAACAGtccccattttctccacaccccccaaCAACTTGGgtatctgccccccaccccctgccccggcCCGTGCTTCCCTTGGTGATCCAGGTGTGACAACACCTCCACTCCACCCCCTCAAGGACCAGgctcaccccctccccaggcacCTGTCACAGGTGAAGctggagaggaagaaaagcaggATGTAGATGAAGAAAGTATAGGCAACAGCAACAATCGTGCCCAGAGGAATGGCCCGGCTGGGATCTTTCAGCtcccctggagggcagggagcagagggagggaggtcAACCCCCCACCGTGCCCTGTATCCCTGAACCCTTAGTGCCCTGTAGGGGCACAAGGCGGCAAggcagcccccctccccccaggactCTCACCTGACATGTTGGCCCCGGCCATGATGCCTGTGCAACCGTTAAAAAGGACGGCAAAGACGCTAGCAAAGGTCATCGTGGCCCCCGTGGTGTAGTCCTTGGCGTAGCCAGCTGAGGAGACGGGAATCGTtcccagggaggagaggggatcaGCATCCGTCCTAGGGATCTGGGCGTTTTGGCCCTGCTACCCTCTCCTCACGTGCTAAACCTCCCCCCCACTGCCTGCCCACCACCCTCACCAACTCACCAAGACCCCAGCCCTGACCCGTCTCTGGCTCTGGCTCAGCTGACCTCATCACCACCTTCTCCCCATGCTCCTCCGTTCCTCCCTCCAGGCCTTCATCCACGCTCTTTCCTAAGACGCCTTCCCTCCACCTCCTATCTGAATTTCCCAACCCCGCTCACGCCACCTCTAGCTCCACCAGCTCGCGCCCTCCCCGGCCCATACCCAGGTCTCCCTCCTCTGGACTCCTCTGTGCTTCTTGTCTACTTGAATCACACTCGGTCCTATTATGCaatttgtttcctgaatatacaTCTTATCTCTCCAACTAAACAAGTTCCTCTAAGGTAGGGACTGTCTTGTGGTCACGCTCGTGCCCAGCTGGGTCAAACAGACAGCGGCCAATACACGCCCAACAGATCTTAATCAACCTGTACTGCTCCAGGTCCAGACCACCCGCCCCTGATTTTCTCTGACATCTCTTCTCATCCAGGGTTTCcaagccccccacacacacacgcccgCCCCTCACCCTGAGAACCCCAGGGCTCCTGCATCCAGCTCACCGCCCAGATTGGCCTTCAGGGTGCTGCTGTTGAAGCCGGTGAAGTGGCCAACCTGGGGCGGCAGGGAGGAGCCGTTGGGGCCAGGCCTAGGGGTCAAGGGGATGTCCCTGGGCCTCACAGCCACAAAGCTGACCAGCACAGAGGCCAGGGAACCGGAGACCAGCAGGAATGTGAGGAAGGAGGCGCGCGCATAGAGGCCGGCCCCCAGGGTGCAGACCCCGCCCACCAGGCCCAGCAGCAAGGAGCCGTAGAGCAGGTTCCAGCCGTAGCCCTGGGGTAGGACGCGGAGCCCGCTGGAACCCGTGGCATCTGTAGAGAGGAAGGAACAGAGTTAGAAAGCCAGACCCCCAAGGAGGGACCCCAACCATGACTCAAAGCAGGAAGAGACCCCATCTTTGGCCCACCTGTCCTCAGAGAGGCCATCTTTTCCACTCCCCCACCCAACTGTACCCCAGCATCCTAGCCCTGCCTGGTGGGTACCACCAATCTTGCTCTGTCAATTTTAGGAGTGTTAATCTGGCCTCCCTGACTAGATGGGAAGCTCCTCACGGGCCAGGACATCCTCTCGGATGTCTGGATGTCTGCACGAGGCTGGGCACACAGCAGGAGCTCAAGAAAGTTGAGCTAAAGGACCGCTATGCATCTCTCCTGGAGAGGGCTTCTCTCCCTGCCATGATCCCAGAATCCCAGACCCGGCAAATCCTCAGAGCTGCCCAGATCAGGGTGGGGAGCACAGACCAGCCCCGAAGACATCAAGCATGGCCTCCACCAGCCCCAGCAGGGAGACGGCACAGCCACAGACGTTAGCCAAGTAGAACATGAGGCCGATGCTGCCCCCGACCTCAGGCCCCAGGGTCCGACTGATCATGACTGAAAGTGGAAGCAGGGGGTGAGCGTTAAGGGAAAAGAAACCGGAGTGTGAGGAAGGGCCCGGGCACAAAGCACCGTGCAGCTGGCCCTCCAGGCCTCACCTCCCTGAACACACGGGACTGTTCCCAGAGGCAGTGTGTCCCACTGCAGCCACTCCCAAGCCACGTGGCTCTGCCCAAGTCACTAATGCTCTTGAATTTCCTCGTCCATAAGATGAATACTACCTAACTGACAGGACTGTCGATTAGAACCAAAATGGCAGCTGGGAAGACACCTGGTGAACTGGAAAGTGGCACTAACGTGTCAGGTCGTGTTTGTCACCTTCCCCATACCAACCCGTCTGCTGGACATTCATTAGAACTTGTCCCCTCTTGTCCTACCCCACCAGGGGATGCAGGGAGGggccctctcctccccactataAGACAGAAGAGCCCAGACCCCTGTCCACTGACGTTGGAGGATACAGTAGGCTCCGCCCCCTCGCACAGCTCCATTGGTAGCGATGGCACAGACGGAGAGGACAGTGAGTGCCAGGATGAAGTAGGCAACCAGGAGCATGGCCAAAGCCTGCAGCAGCCCAGCATGGCCCACCACGAACCCTGGGACAGGAGTGACAAAGCAGGTGAGATGGCGGCACACCCAtcgcaccccccaccccaccccaagcccTTCATCCGCCCATTTCTCCCAGGGCCCTTCCCCAACCTCATCCCAGTCCCGCCCCACTGCACCCCCAAGTAAACCCCTGCCACTCACCAATCCTCAAGAAGACAACTATACTGAACATGGACAGGACCGTGGGTACCACCACACCCAGGAAGGTGGACAGCTTCCGGGCAgacgcccctccaggacccccggcCCCATTGGCAGGGAAGGaaaccccctcctcccccaggagcCGGTAGGCCAGCAGAGGAGAGTTCTCATTGGCCATGGTCGACAGCGGGCAGAGGAAGCTGCCAATGGGTTATGAAGCCTGCAAAGAGTTTGCTGAGTGGAAGGCAGCTCGGTGGAGCCCCCCACAAAACACCTCTAACCAAACACCCAGAAGCTTCCCCcgaaaggaaacacacacacagacacactcacgtTCACCAACAACTCAAAGAGTTAGTGGAGGGTAGACAGGTCCCGGCCACTGCCCCAACAATGGCAGACTCTTAAGCCTCAGCAGTGGGTACCATGGCCCCTCCCAGCTCCTGAGGCCACCCCTTCCCCCGTATCCCTGAGACTAGGGATGGCAGTGGCTCTGGAAAGGTGCAAAGATCCTCCACCTTCTTAACTAGCAGCACAAGAGGAAGCAGATCCCCCAAAAGGGAAGTGAGTGATGGGCAGGAGgccctcctcaccccctcctccGGAGTCCTGAGCCGCCCCCCAAGATCCTCCATGCAATCACCTCATCCCCGGGCGATAAGAAACTTCCGAATCTTCCAAAGCCCCACCCTCCATCAACACTCTTCCTCAACCCATCTCAGACAGCCTCCTCTTTCCTGAATCTCACCAGATTCCTCCCACCCACACAGGCGTCCCCCAGACTCTACCGCCCCAACAACTCCTCGACGACCAGAACAAAAACACCGCCCGGCGACACAAGGTGGTCCTCCTCCCCGCACCGGTTCCTGCCCACTTTCTCCCCGGGCGGGTTGGAGGGGGCCGAGATTCGCTCCTCCCCGGCCAGGCGCACCCTCACCGCCCGGGTGTGGCAGGGCGCTCACTTACCCACCGGAGGACGCAGCCGCTCGGGGGTGATCCCCGAGAGCCGGAGGGTCCGCTACTCGCGGAGGGGGCGCGGGTGCCGGAAAAGACAGCTGTGGCTACCGGGATGCCAGGCCCGGAGCCTGACCCACCCCCAGCACACACGCGCCCCATTGGTCCCcaggcccggccccgccccgtgGGCGAGCCCGGggaagccccgccccgcccggctcCCGCTGCCTACGCGGCTCCCGCCCCACGTGCGACCCGGGTGCTGCCCCGGGTCGCCACTCAAACGTGCGTCTCCGGCAGGGTGTGGGCCACGGCTCCCACTGCGCC contains these protein-coding regions:
- the SLC12A9 gene encoding solute carrier family 12 member 9 translates to MANENSPLLAYRLLGEEGVSFPANGAGGPGGASARKLSTFLGVVVPTVLSMFSIVVFLRIGFVVGHAGLLQALAMLLVAYFILALTVLSVCAIATNGAVRGGGAYFMISRTLGPEVGGSIGLMFYLANVCGCAVSLLGLVEAMLDVFGADATGSSGLRVLPQGYGWNLLYGSLLLGLVGGVCTLGAGLYARASFLTFLLVSGSLASVLVSFVAVRPRDIPLTPRPGPNGSSLPPQVGHFTGFNSSTLKANLGAGYAKDYTTGATMTFASVFAVLFNGCTGIMAGANMSGELKDPSRAIPLGTIVAVAYTFFIYILLFFLSSFTCDRILLQEDYGFFQAISLWSPLVLTGIYATSLSASMSSLIGASRILHALAQDNLFGVILAPAKVVSQGGNPWGAVLYSWGLVQLVLLAGKLNTLAAVVTVFYLVAYAAVDLSCLSLEWASAPNFRPTFSLFSWHTCLLGVASCLLMMFLISPGAAGGSLLLMGLLSALLTARGGPSSWGYVSQALLFHQVRKYLLRLDVRKDHVKFWRPQLLLLVGNPRGALPLLRLANQLKKGGLYVLGHVTLGDLDSLPSDPVQPQYGAWLSLVDRAQVKAFVDLTLSPSVRQGAQHLLRISGLGGMKPNTLVLGFYDDAAPQDHFLTDPAFSEPADGTQEGGSPALSTLFPPPRAPGSPRALSPQDYVATVADALKMNKNVVLARACGALPPERLSRGSGGTSQLHHVDVWPLNLLRPRGGPGYVDVCGLFLLQMATILGMVPAWHSARLRIFLCLGPREAPGAAEGRLRALLSQLRIRARVQEVVWGEGAASSQEPEEEEEGDFVNGRRGDAEAEALACSANALVRAQQGRGGGGGPGGPEGGDGEQGPATALTFLYLPRPPADPARYPRYLALLEILSRDLGPTLLIHGVTPVTCTDL